One Mesoplodon densirostris isolate mMesDen1 chromosome X, mMesDen1 primary haplotype, whole genome shotgun sequence genomic region harbors:
- the F8A1 gene encoding 40-kDa huntingtin-associated protein gives MAASVAGLGGGSGPGLEAGDFLARYRQVCNKLKKRFLRKPNVAEAGEQFSQLGRELRAQECLPYAAWCQLAVARCQQALFHGPGEALALTEAARLFLRQERDARQRLACPAAYGEPLQAAAAALGAAVRLHLELGQPVAAAALCLELAAALRDLGQPAAAAGHFQRAAQLQLPQLPLAALQALGDAASCQLLARDYSGALALFTRMQHLAWEHGGHPVPPPGPQPPPQPQPKPPGPQPGAGAASAPPLALLPPGAGSVAATSPAALGAFADVLVRCEVSRVLLLLLLQPPPAKLLPEHAHTLEKYSWEAFDGHGQDSSGPLPEELFLLLQSLVMATHEKDTEAVKSLQVEMWPLLSAEQNHLLHLVLQETISPSGQGI, from the coding sequence ATGGCGGCTTCCGTGGCCGGCCTGGGTGGCGGTTCGGGCCCCGGGCTTGAGGCCGGGGACTTCCTGGCGCGCTACCGCCAGGTGTGCAACAAGCTGAAGAAGCGGTTCCTGCGGAAGCCGAACGTGGCGGAGGCCGGCGAGCAGTTCAGCCAGCTGGGGCGCGAGCTGCGCGCCCAGGAGTGCCTCCCGTACGCGGCCTGGTGCCAGCTGGCCGTGGCCCGCTGCCAGCAGGCGCTCTTCCACGGGCCCGGGGAGGCGCTGGCGCTGACCGAGGCCGCGCGCCTCTTCCTGCGGCAGGAGCGCGACGCGCGCCAGCGCTTGGCCTGCCCCGCCGCCTACGGGGAGCCGCTGCAGGCCGCTGCCGCCGCCCTGGGCGCCGCTGTGCGCCTGCACCTGGAGCTAGGCCAGCCGGTTGCCGCCGCCGCGCTCTGCCTCGAGCTGGCGGCCGCCCTGCGCGACCTGGGCCagccggccgccgccgccggccaCTTCCAACGCGCCGCGCAGCTGCAGCTGCCCCAGCTGCCCCTGGCCGCCCTGCAGGCGCTCGGCGACGCCGCGTCCTGCCAGCTGCTGGCGCGCGACTACAGCGGCGCCCTGGCGCTCTTCACGCGCATGCAGCACCTGGCGTGGGAGCACGGCGGTCACCCGGTGCCACCGCCGGGGCCGCAGCCCCCGCCGCAGCCGCAGCCCAAGCCGCCAGGGCCGCAGCCCGGGGCCGGCGCGGCCTCCGCCCCACCGCTCGCGCTGCTCCCGCCCGGCGCGGGGTCCGTGGCCGCGACCTCCCCCGCCGCGCTGGGCGCCTTCGCCGACGTGCTGGTCCGCTGCGAGGTGTCCCgcgtgctgctgctgctgctcctgcagCCGCCGCCCGCCAAGCTCCTGCCAGAGCACGCGCACACCCTGGAGAAGTACTCCTGGGAGGCCTTCGACGGCCACGGGCAGGACAGCAGCGGCCCGCTTCCCGAGGAGCTCTTCCTGCTGCTGCAGTCCTTGGTCATGGCCACCCACGAGAAGGACACGGAAGCCGTCAAGTCGCTGCAGGTGGAGATGTGGCCCCTGTTGAGCGCCGAGCAGAACCACCTCCTGCACCTCGTTCTGCAGGAAACCATCTCCCCGTCGGGCCAGGGGATCTGA